The proteins below are encoded in one region of Zootoca vivipara chromosome 10, rZooViv1.1, whole genome shotgun sequence:
- the MGAT4C gene encoding alpha-1,3-mannosyl-glycoprotein 4-beta-N-acetylglucosaminyltransferase C gives MPYAFLHMRFTLNYLDKMRCLRKRSAVSFLGVLVICLLFMNLYIEDSYVLDGDKQLIRETATHQLNSERYVHTFKDLSNFSGSINVSYRYLAGTPLLRKRYLTIGLSSVKRKKGNYLLETIKSIFEQSSYEELKEIAVVVHLAEFDSSWCDGMVQDISQKFAHHVIAGRLMVIHTPEEYYPVLDGLKRNYNDPEDRVKFRSKQNVDYAFLLNFCANLSDYYVMLEDDVRCAKNFLTVVKKVITSREGTYWVTLEFSKLGYIGKLYHSHDLPRLAHFLLMFYQEMPCDWLLIHFRGLLAQKDVIRFKPSLFQHMGYYSSYKGAENKLKDDDFEEDSFDLPDNPPANLHTNMNVFENYEASKAYSSVDEYFWGKAPSTGDFYMIVFEKPIKISRIKVVTGTEDRQNDILHHGALEVGERIVGGKKGRQCTTFLRLGEFKNGNFEIANVEHKVLFDINCMRILVTKSQKEWLIIRSISIWTSQSPSQ, from the exons ATGCCCTATGCCTTTCTCCATATGAGATTCACACTGAATTATCTGGACAAAATGAGATGCTTGAGAAAGCGATCTGCAGTTTCCTTCCTAGGAGTCCTTGTCATCTGCTTGTTGTTCATGAATTTATACATTGAAGATAGCTATGTCTTG GATGGAGACAAACAGTTAATCAGAGAAACAGCCACACATCAATTAAACTCAGAGCGATACGTTCACACGTTTAAAGATCTGTCCAATTTCTCAGGATCAATAAATGTTTCCTACCGCTATCTGGCTGGCACACCTTTGCTAAGAAAAA GGTATCTAACCATTGGACTGTCCTCtgtcaaaaggaaaaaggggaattATTTGCTGGAGACTATCAAGTCCATCTTTGAGCAGTCAAGTTATGAAGAGCTGAAGGAAATTGCAGTAGTGGTCCACCTGGCAGAGTTTGATTCATCTTGGTGCGATGGGATGGTTCAGGATATTTCACAGAAATTTGCCCATCATGTAATTGCTGGGAGGTTAATGGTGATCCATACGCCTGAAGAATACTACCCTGTATTGGATGGCCTTAAGAGAAATTATAATGACCCAGAGGACCGAGTGAAATTTCGTTCCAAGCAAAATGTAGATTATGCTTTCTTGCTTAACTTTTGTGCTAACCTTTCTGATTATTATGTGATGCTAGAAGATGATGTTCGGTGTGCAAAAAACTTCTTGACTGTTGTTAAGAAAGTCATAACCTCACGAGAAGGAACATACTGGGTGACGTTAGAATTTTCAAAGTTGGGCTACATTGGGAAGTTGTACCACTCCCACGATCTCCCTCGCCTGGCCCATTTCTTGCTGATGTTCTACCAGGAAATGCCTTGTGACTGGCTGCTGATACATTTCCGTGGGCTGTTGGCTCAAAAGGATGTGATACGTTTCAAACCATCTCTCTTCCAGCATATGGGATATTATTCATCCTACAAGGGTGCTGAGAATAAATTGAAAGATGATGACTTTGAAGAGGATTCATTTGACCTTCCCGATAACCCACCTGCCAACCTGCACACTAACATGAATGTATTTGAAAACTACGAGGCAAGCAAGGCATATAGTAGCGTTGACGAGTACTTCTGGGGCAAAGCTCCCTCGACTGGAGATTTCTATATGATCGTCTTTGAAAAACCTATTAAAATTAGCAGAATTAAAGTTGTCACTGGGACAGAAGACCGACAAAATGATATCTTGCATCATGGGGCTCTGGAAGTTGGGGAAAGAATTGTTGGTGGCAAAAAAGGGAGACAATGTACTACTTTCTTGCGGCTAGGGGAGTTTAAAAATGGAAACTTTGAAATTGCAAATGTGGAGCACAAAGTTCTTTTTGATATTAACTGTATGAGAATACTTGTTACCAAAAGCCAAAAGGAATGGTTGATCATTCGGAGCATTAGCATATGGACTTCACAGAGCCCAAGTCAATAA